One genomic segment of Hordeum vulgare subsp. vulgare chromosome 2H, MorexV3_pseudomolecules_assembly, whole genome shotgun sequence includes these proteins:
- the LOC123424503 gene encoding acetyl-CoA carboxylase 2-like: MGSTHLPIVGFNASTTPSLSTIRQINSAGAAFQPSAPSRNSKKKSRRVQSLRDGGDGGVSDPNQSIRQGLAGIIDLPKEGTSAPEVDISHGSEDPRGSYQMNGILNEAHNGRHASLSKVVEFCMALGGKTPIHSVLVANNGMAAAKFMRSVRTWANETFGSEKAIQLIAMATPEDMRINAEHIRIADQFVEVPGGTNNNNYANVQLIVEIAVRTGVSAVWPGWGHASENPELPDALTANGIVFLGPPSSSMNALGDKVGSALIAQAAGVPTLPWSGSQVEIPLEVCLDSIPEEMYRKACVSTTEEALASCQMIGYPAMIKASWGGGGKGIRKVNNDDDVRALFKQVQGEVPGSPIFIMRLASQSRHLEVQLLCDQYGNVAALHSRDCSVQRRHQKIIEEGPVTVAPRETVKELEQAARRLAKAVGYVGAATVEYLYSMETGEYYFLELNPRLQVEHPVTEWIAEVNLPAAQVAVGMGIPLWQVPEIRRFYGMDNGGGYDIWTKTAALATPFNFDEVDSQWPKGHCVAVRITSEDPDDGFKPTGGKVKEISFKSKPNVWAYFSVKSGGGIHEFADSQFGHVFAYGVSRAAAITNMSLALKEIQIRGEIHSNVDYTVDLLNASDFKENRIHTGWLDNRIAMRVQAERPPWYISVVGGALYKTITSNTDTVSEYVSYLVKGQIPPKHISLVHSTVSLNIEESKYTIETIRSGQGSYRLRMNGSVIEANVQTLCDGGLLMQLDGNSHVIYAEEEAGGTRLLIDGKTCLLQNDHDPSRLLAETPCKLLRFLVADGAHVEADVPYAEVEVMKMCMPLLSPAAGVINVLLSEGQPMQAGDLIARLDLDDPSAVKRAEPFNGFFPEMSLPIAASGQVHKRCATSLNAARMVLAGYDHPINKVVQDLVSCLDAPDLPFLQWEELMSVLATRLPRLLKSELEGKYSEYKLNVEHGKKKDFPAKMLREIIEENLAHGSEKEIATNERLVEPLMSLLKSYEGGRESHAHFIVKSLFEEYLSVEELFSDGIQSDVIERLRQQHSKDLQKVVDIVLSHQGVRNKTKLILTLMEKLVYPNPAAYKDQLTRFSSLNHKRYYKLALKASELLEQTKLSELRTSIARSLSELEMFTEERTAISEIVGDLVTAPLPVEDALVSLFDCSDQTLQQRVIETYISRLYQPHLVKDSIQLKYQESGVIALWQFTEGHSEKRLGAMVIVKSLESVSAAIGAALKDTSRFSSSEGNIMHIALLGADYQMHGTEDSGDNDQAQVRIDKLSSTLEQHTVTADLRAAGVKVISCIVQRDGALMPMRHTFLLSDEKLSYEEEPLLRHVEPPLSALLELGKLKVKGYNEVKYTPSRDRQWNIYTLRNTENPKMLHRVFFRTLVRQPSASNKFTSGHISDVEVGSAEESLSFTSSSILRSLMTAIEELELHAIRTGHSHMYLCILKEQKLLDLVPVSGNKVVDVGQDEATACSLLKEMALKIHELVGARMHHLSVCQWEVKLKLDSDGPASGTWRVVTTNVTSHTCTVDIYREVEETESQKLVYHSAALSSGPLHGIALNNPYQPLSVIDLKRCSARNNRTTYCYDFPLAFETAVQKSWSNISSDSNRCYVKATELVFAHKHGSWGTPVIPMERPAGLNDIGMVAWILDMSTPEYPNGRQIVVIANDITFRAGSFGPREDAFFETVTNLACERKLPLIYLAANSGARIGIADEVKSCFRVGWSDDGSPERGFQYIYLTEEDHARISASVIAHKMQLDNGEVRWVIDSVVGKEDGLGVENIHGSAAIASAYSRAYEETFTLTFVTGRTVGIGAYLARLGIRCIQRTDQPIILTGFSALNKLLGREVYSSHMQLGGPKIMATNGVVHLTVSDDLEGVSNILRWLSYVPANIGGPLPITKSLDPPDRPVAYIPENTCDPRAAISGIDDSQGKWLGGMFDKDSFVETFEGWAKSVVTGRAKLGGIPVGVIAVETQTMMQLIPADPGQLDSHERSVPRAGQVWFPDSATKTAQAMLDFNREGLPLFILANWRGFSGGQRDLFEGILQAGSTIVENLRTYNQPAFVYIPKAAELRGGAWVVIDSKINPDRIEFYAERTAKGNVLEPQGLIEIKFRSEELQECMGRLDPELINLKAKLQGAKHENGSLSELESLQKSIEARKKQLLPLYTQIAVRFAELHDTSLRMAAKGVIKKVVDWEDSRSFFYKRLRRRISEDVLAKEIRGVSGKQFSHQSAIELIQKWYLASKEAETGSTEWDDDDAFVAWRENPENYQEYIKELRAQRVSQLLSDVADSSPDLQALPQGLSMLLEKMDPSRRAQFVEEVKKVLK, encoded by the exons ATGCCTCCACAACACCATCGCTATCCACTATTCGCCAGATAAATTCAGCTGGTGCTGCATTCCAACCATCTGCCCCTTCTAGAAACTCCAAGAAGAAAAGTCGTCGTGTCCAGTCATTAAGGGATGGAGGCGATGGAGGCGTGTCAGACCCTAACCAGTCTATTCGCCAAG GCCTCGCCGGCATCATCGACCTCCCAAAGGAGGGCACATCTGCTCCGGAAGTGGATATTTCACA TGGGTCCGAAGACCCCAGGGGATCCTACCAAATGAATGGGATACTGAATGAAGCACATAATGGGAGGCATGCTTCCCTGTCTAAGGTTGTCGAATTTTGTATGGCATTGGGCGGCAAAACACCCATTCACAGTGTATTAGTTGCCAACAATGGAATGGCAGCAGCTAAGTTCATGCGAAGTGTCCGGACATGGGCTAATGAAACATTTGGGTCAGAGAAGGCAATTCAGTTGATAGCTATGGCTACTCCAGAAGACATGAGGATAAATGCAGAGCACATTAGAATTGCTGATCAGTTTGTTGAAGTACCCGGTGGGACAAACAATAACAACTATGCAAATGTCCAACTCATAGTGGAG ATTGCAGTGAGAACCGGTGTTTCTGCTGTTTGGCCTGGTTGGGGCCATGCATCTGAGAATCCTGAACTTCCAGATGCTCTAACTGCAAATGGAATTGTTTTTCTTGGGCCACCGTCATCATCAATGAACGCACTAGGTGACAAGGTTGGTTCAGCTCTCATTGCTCAAGCAGCAGGGGTTCCGACTCTTCCTTGGAGTGGATCACAG GTGGAAATTCCATTAGAAGTTTGTTTGGACTCGATACCTGAGGAGATGTATAGGAAAGCTTGTGTTAGTACTACGGAGGAAGCACTTGCAAGTTGTCAGATGATTGGTTATCCCGCCATGATTAAAGCTTCATGGGGTGGTGGTGGTAAAGGGATCAGAAAG GTTAATAACGACGATGACGTCAGAGCACTGTTTAAGCAAGTGCAAGGTGAAGTTCCTGGCTCCCCAATATTTATCATGCGACTTGCATCTCAG aGTCGACATCTTGAAGTTCAGTTGCTTTGTGATCAATATGGCAATGTAGCTGCACTTCACAGTCGTGATTGCAGTGTGCAACGGCGACACCAAAAG ATTATTGAGGAAGGACCAGTTACTGTTGCTCCTCGTGAGACAGTGAAAGAGTTAGAGCAAGCAGCAAGGAGGCTTGCTAAGGCTGTGGGTTATGTTGGTGCTGCTACTGTTGAATATCTCTACAGCATGGAGACTGGTGAATACTACTTTCTGGAGCTTAATCCACGATTGCAG GTTGAGCATCCAGTCACCGAGTGGATAGCTGAAGTAAACTTGCCTGCAGCTCAAGTTGCAGTTGGAATGGGTATACCCCTTTGGCAGGTTCCAG AGATCAGACGTTTCTATGGAATGGACAATGGAGGAGGCTATGACATTTGGACGAAAACAGCAGCTCTTGCTACTCCATTTAACTTTGATGAAGTCGATTCTCAATGGCCGAAGGGTCATTGTGTAGCAGTTAGGATAACCAGTGAGGATCCAGATGACGGATTCAAGCCTACCGGTGGAAAAGTAAAG GAGATCAGTTTTAAAAGCAAGCCAAATGTTTGGGCCTATTTCTCTGTTAAG TCCGGTGGAGGCATTCATGAATTTGCTGATTCTCAGTTTG GACATGTTTTTGCATACGGAGTGTCTAGAGCAGCAGCAATAACCAACATGTCTCTTGCGCTAAAAGAGATTCAAATTCGTGGAGAAATTCATTCAAATGTTGATTACACAGTTGATCTCTTGAAT GCCTCAGACTTCAAAGAAAACAGGATTCATACTGGCTGGCTGGATAACAGAATAGCAATGCGAGTCCAAGCTGAGAGGCCCCCCTGGTATATTTCAGTGGTTGGAGGAGCTCTATAT AAAACAATAACGAGCAACACAGACACTGTTTCTGAATATGTTAGTTATCTCGTCAAGGGTCAGATTCCACCAAAG CATATATCCCTTGTCCATTCAACTGTTTCTCTGAATATAGAGGAAAGCAAATATACA ATTGAAACTATAAGGAGCGGACAGGGTAGCTATAGGTTGCGAATGAATGGATCAGTTATTGAAGCAAATGTCCAAACATTATGCGACGGTGGACTTTTAATGCAG TTGGATGGAAACAGTCATGTAATTTATGCTGAAGAAGAGGCCGGTGGTACACGTCTTCTAATTGATGGGAAGACATGCTTGTTACAG AATGATCACGATCCTTCAAGGTTATTAGCTGAGACACCCTGCAAACTTCTTCGTTTCTTGGTTGCCGATGGTGCTCATGTTGAAGCTGATGTACCATATGCGGAAGTTGAGGTTATGAAGATGTGCATGCCCCTCTTGTCGCCTGCTGCTGGTGTCATTAATGTTTTGTTGTCTGAGGGCCAGCCTATGCAG GCGGGTGATCTTATAGCAAGACTTGATCTTGATGACCCTTCTGCTGTGAAGAGAGCTGAGCCATTTAACGGATTTTTCCCAGAAATGAGCCTTCCTATTGCTGCTTCTGGCCAAGTTCACAAAAGATGTGCCACAAGCTTGAATGCTGCTCGGATGGTCCTTGCAGGATATGATCACCCGATCAATAAA GTTGTACAAGATCTGGTGTCCTGTCTAGATGCTCCTGACCTTCCTTTCTTACAATGGGAAGAGCTTATGTCTGTTTTAGCAACTAGACTTCCAAGGCTTCTTAAGAGTGAG TTGGAGGGTAAATACAGTGAATATAAGTTAAATGTTGAGCATGGAAAGAAGAAGGATTTCCCTGCCAAGATGCTAAGAGAGATAATCGAG GAAAATCTTGCACATGGTTCTGAGAAGGAAATTGCTACAAATGAGAGGCTTGTTGAGCCTCTTATGAGTCTGCTGAAGTCATATGAGGGTGGGAGAGAAAGCCATGCACACTTTATAGTGAAGTCCCTTTTCGAGGAGTATCTCTCGGTTGAGGAACTATTCAGTGATGGCATTCAG TCCGATGTGATTGAACGCCTGCGCCAACAACATAGTAAAGATCTCCAGAAGGTTGTTGACATTGTGTTGTCTCACCAG GGTGTGAGAAACAAAACTAAGCTGATACTAACACTCATGGAGAAACTGGTCTATCCAAACCCTGCTGCCTACAAGGATCAGTTGACTCGCTTTTCTTCCCTCAACCACAAAAGATATTATAAG TTGGCCCTTAAAGCTAGCGAGCTTCTTGAGCAAACCAAGCTTAGCGAGCTCCGCACAAGTATTGCAAGGAGCCTCTCAGAACTGGAGATGTTTACTGAAGAAAGGACGGCTATTAGTGAGATCGTGGGAGATTTAGTGACTGCCCCACTGCCAGTTGAAGATGCACTGGTTtctttgtttgattgtagtgatcAAACTCTTCAGCAGAGGGTGATCGAGACATACATATCTCGATTATACCAG CCTCATCTTGTGAAGGATAGTATCCAGCTGAAATATCAGGAATCTGGTGTTATTGCTTTATGGCAATTCACTGAAGGGCATTCAGAGAAGAGATTGGGTGCTATGGTTATTGTGAAGTCTCTGGAATCTGTATCAGCAGCAATTGGAGCTGCACTAAAGGATACATCACGCTTTTCAAGCTCTGAGGGTAACATAATGCATATTGCTTTGTTGGGCGCTGATTATCAAATGCATGGAACTGAAGACAG TGGTGATAACGATCAAGCTCAAGTTAGGATAGACAAACTTTCTTCCACACTGGAACAACATACTGTCACAGCTGATCTCCGTGCTGCTGGTGTGAAGGTTATTAGTTGCATTGTTCAAAGGGATGGAGCACTCATGCCTATGCGCCATACCTTCCTCTTGTCGGATGAAAAGCTTAGTTACGAGGAAGAGCCGCTTCTACGGCACGTTGAGCCTCCTCTTTCTGCTCTTCTTGAGTTG GGTAAGTTGAAAGTGAAAGGATACAATGAAGTGAAGTATACGCCGTCACGTGATCGTCAGTGGAACATATACACGCTTAGAAATACAGAAAACCCCAAAATGTTGCACAGGGTGTTTTTCCGAACTCTTGTCAGGCAACCCAGTGCCTCCAACAAATTCACATCAGGCCATATCAGTGATGTTGAAGTAGGAAGTGCGGAGGAATCTCTTTCATTTACATCGAGCAGCATATTAAGATCGTTGATGACTGCTATAGAAGAATTGGAGCTTCATGCGATTAGGACAGGTCACTCTCATATGTATTTGTGCATATTGAAAGAGCAAAAGCTTCTTGATCTTGTTCCTGTTTCAGG GAACAAAGTTGTGGATGTTGGCCAAGATGAAGCTACTGCATGCTCGCTTCTGAAAGAAATGGCTCTAAAGATACATGAACTTGTGGGCGCAAGGATGCACCATCTTTCTGTATGCCAATGGGAAGTGAAACTTAAGTTGGACAGTGACGGTCCTGCCAGTGGTACCTGGAGAGTTGTAACAACCAATGTTACCAGTCATACCTGCACTGTGGAT ATCTACCGGGAAGTTGAAGAGACAGAATCACAGAAACTAGTATACCACTCTGCTGCCTTGTCATCTGGTCCTTTGCATGGGATCGCACTGAATAATCCATATCAGCCTTTGAGTGTTATTGATCTGAAACGTTGCTCTGCTAGAAACAACAGAACTACATACTGCTATGATTTTCCGTTG GCATTTGAAACTGCAGTGCAGAAGTCATGGTCTAACATTTCTAGTGACAGTAACCGATGTTACGTTAAAGCGACAGAGCTGGTGTTTGCTCACAAGCATGGATCATGGGGCACTCCTGTAATTCCTATGGAGCGTCCTGCTGGGCTCAATGACATTGGTATGGTAGCTTGGATCTTGGACATGTCCACTCCTGAATATCCCAATGGCAGGCAGATTGTTGTCATCGCAAATGATATTACTTTTAGAGCTGGATCATTTGGCCCAAGGGAAGATGCATTTTTTGAAACTGTTACCAATCTAGCATGTGAGAGGAAGCTTCCTCTCATCTACTTGGCAGCAAACTCTGGTGCTCGTATTGGCATAGCAGATGAAGTGAAATCTTGCTTCCGTGTTGGATGGTCTGATGATGGCAGCCCTGAACGTGGGTTCCAGTACATTTATCTGACTGAAGAAGACCATGCTCGTATTAGCGCTTCTGTTATAGCGCACAAAATGCAGCTTGATAATGGTGAAGTTAGGTGGGTTATTGATTCTGTTGTGGGCAAGGAGGATGGACTAGGTGTGGAGAACATACATGGAAGTGCTGCTATTGCCAGTGCTTATTCTAGAGCATATGAGGAGACATTTACGCTTACGTTTGTGACTGGACGGACTGTTGGAATAGGAGCGTATCTTGCTCGACTTGGCATACGGTGCATACAACGTACTGACCAGCCAATTATCCTAACTGGGTTCTCTGCGCTGAACAAGCTTCTTGGCCGGGAAGTGTACAGCTCCCATATGCAGTTGGGTGGCCCCAAAATCATGGCGACGAATGGTGTTGTCCATCTGACTGTTTCAGATGACCTTGAAGGTGTTTCTAATATATTGAGGTGGCTCAGCTATGTTCCTGCCAACATCGGTGGACCTCTTCCTATTACAAAATCTTTGGACCCACCTGATAGACCCGTTGCATACATCCCTGAGAATACATGTGATCCCCGTGCAGCCATCAGTGGCATTGATGACAGCCAAGGGAAATGGTTGGGGGGCATGTTCGACAAAGACAGTTTTGTTGAGACATTTGAAGGATGGGCGAAGTCAGTAGTTACTGGTAGAGCGAAACTGGGAGGGATTCCAGTGGGTGTTATAGCTGTGGAGACACAGACTATGATGCAGCTCATCCCTGCTGATCCAGGCCAGCTTGATTCCCATGAGCGGTCTGTTCCTCGTGCTGGGCAAGTCTGGTTTCCAGATTCTGCTACCAAGACAGCGCAGGCGATGTTGGACTTCAACCGTGAAGGATTGCCTCTGTTCATCCTTGCTAACTGGAGAGGCTTCTCTGGTGGGCAAAGAGATCTTTTTGAAGGAATTCTTCAGGCTGGGTCAACAATTGTTGAGAACCTTAGGACATACAATCAGCCTGCCTTTGTATATATCCCCAAGGCTGCAGAGCTACGTGGAGGGGCTTGGGTTGTGATTGATAGCAAGATAAATCCAGATCGCATTGAGTTCTATGCTGAGAGGACTGCAAAGGGCAATGTTCTCGAACCTCAAGGTTTGATTGAGATCAAGTTCAGGTCAGAGGAACTCCAAGAGTGCATGGGCAGGCTTGATCCAGAATTGATAAATCTTAAGGCAAAACTCCAGGGAGCAAAGCATGAAAACGGAAGTCTATCCGAGTTAGAATCCCTTCAGAAGAGCATAGAAGCCCGTAAGAAACAGTTGCTGCCTTTGTATACTCAAATTGCGGTACGGTTTGCTGAATTGCATGACACCTCCCTTAGAATGGCTGCTAAAGGTGTGATTAAGAAAGTTGTGGACTGGGAAGATTCTAGGTCGTTCTTCTACAAGAGATTAAGGAGGAGGATATCCGAGGACGTTCTTGCAAAGGAAATTAGAGGTGTAAGTGGCAAGCAGTTTTCTCACCAATCAGCAATCGAGCTGATCCAGAAATGGTACTTGGCTTCTAAGGAGGCTGAAACAGGAAGCACCGAAtgggatgatgatgatgcttttGTTGCCTGGAGGGAAAACCCTGAAAACTACCAGGAGTATATCAAAGAACTCAGGGCTCAAAGGGTATCTCAGTTGCTCTCAGATGTTGCAGACTCCAGTCCAGATCTACAAGCCTTGCCACAGGGTCTTTCTATGCTACTAGAGAAG ATGGATCCCTCAAGGAGAGCACAGTTTGTTGAGGAAGTCAAGAAGGTCCTTAAATGA